From the genome of Candidatus Rokuibacteriota bacterium:
CGCCGCGGCCCGAGATCACCCTGGTGCTCTATCACGGGGTGCTGGCCCCCCGCGGTGTAGTGACATTGTGCATCCTTTCGTCAAATACCTGGAATCTCGAGGTTGTGTACATCGGCGATGCGACTCCCTGGGCGACGCCTACGCCCCTGGACCACCTCCTTTGCGGCGGTGCGAATGGCGTC
Proteins encoded in this window:
- a CDS encoding transposase → MLRPPLAENRLRRLADGRVRLELKRPWSDGTAYLRFEPVEFLEKLAALTPRPEITLVLYHGVLAPRGVVTLCILSSNTWNLEVVYIGDATPWATPTPLDHLLCGGANGV